The stretch of DNA TCTGTCCATTTTTATTTAATTTAAGACTTAAAGTATAGTGTTTATTTGCCGCTGTAGCTGCTGGTGTGATACCACCTGTAAAATAGTCTTCATACGACCATAAAAATTGATGCGTTGGTCGATCTTGTAATCCAAATACATCAACATACTGATTTCTTAGATTGTTAATGTTCCCCCAGCTTTCGGGTCCCCATACTTTAATGTTACCTGTCCAACCATATTTGAAGTCTACATAAATGTTGCCTTTGTCAGGACCATCTTCCTTTTGATGTAACCATTTATTCGAGAAAACTTGTACTTCTTGTGTATAGTATTTAGTTAATTCATTAATGTCAGTGACATCTTGACCAATACTATATGCTTTAGCTTCAGATGAAAAGTTGATTGCATCATCTGATAATTGTGTGGCAGCAGCACCCATGAGTAATAAACTTGTTGATAAAACTAATTTTTTTGTGAGGTTTTTTTTCATGTTGTCAATCTCCTTTTTCTAATGTAACCAAAGTATATAATAAAATTAAAAGTTATTGAATTAATAGTATTTTAACTATATATTAAAAGAGGATTAAACGAAGAGGGGAAAATATGAAATGCTTTTTCATTTTATAAT from Staphylococcus lutrae encodes:
- a CDS encoding exotoxin beta-grasp domain-containing protein, whose product is MKKNLTKKLVLSTSLLLMGAAATQLSDDAINFSSEAKAYSIGQDVTDINELTKYYTQEVQVFSNKWLHQKEDGPDKGNIYVDFKYGWTGNIKVWGPESWGNINNLRNQYVDVFGLQDRPTHQFLWSYEDYFTGGITPAATAANKHYTLSLKLNKNGQTIGVYQFYSGNKPVLTLKELDFRVRETLIKNKQLYTDGINAGEIKVKHAGRTDTVDLSKRLHSDRANHYVQSPQSATVEVNLK